Proteins from a single region of Thermotoga maritima MSB8:
- a CDS encoding YebC/PmpR family DNA-binding transcriptional regulator has translation MSGHNKWANIKHRKMAQDAKKSKIFTKLIREIIVAAREGGGNIETNPRLRAAVERARAENMPKENIERAIKRGTGELEGVDYQEVIYEGYAPGGVAVYIRALTDNKNRTAQELRHLFNKYGGSLAESGSVSWIFERKGVIEISRDKVKDLEELMMIAIDAGAEDIKDAEDPIQIITAPENLSEVKSKLEEAGYEVEAKVTFIPKNTVKVTGKDAEKVLEFLNALEDMDDVQEVYSNFEMDDKEMEEILSRLEG, from the coding sequence ATGTCAGGTCACAACAAGTGGGCCAATATTAAACACAGGAAGATGGCCCAGGATGCGAAGAAATCCAAGATCTTCACAAAACTGATCAGAGAAATCATCGTTGCAGCAAGGGAAGGAGGAGGAAACATAGAAACAAACCCGCGATTGAGAGCAGCAGTTGAAAGAGCAAGGGCGGAAAACATGCCCAAAGAAAACATTGAAAGAGCCATAAAAAGAGGAACGGGAGAACTCGAAGGTGTAGACTACCAGGAAGTGATCTACGAAGGGTACGCACCCGGAGGAGTCGCTGTGTACATCAGAGCGCTCACAGACAACAAGAACAGAACTGCTCAGGAACTCAGGCATCTGTTCAACAAATACGGTGGCAGTCTTGCAGAAAGCGGTTCGGTGAGCTGGATATTCGAGAGAAAAGGAGTTATCGAAATCTCGAGAGACAAGGTGAAAGACCTGGAAGAGCTCATGATGATTGCTATAGACGCGGGAGCGGAAGACATAAAAGACGCAGAAGATCCGATACAGATAATCACAGCACCTGAGAATCTTTCAGAAGTGAAGAGCAAGCTGGAAGAAGCCGGTTACGAAGTGGAAGCGAAGGTAACATTCATTCCGAAAAACACGGTGAAAGTCACGGGTAAAGATGCCGAAAAAGTCCTCGAATTCCTCAACGCACTGGAAGATATGGACGACGTGCAGGAAGTGTATTCGAACTTTGAAATGGACGACAAAGAGATGGAGGAGATACTTTCCAGACTGGAAGGATAA
- a CDS encoding PP2C family protein-serine/threonine phosphatase: MNEREICERIAEILNLEHDCSKGIDDLLKILEYEINEYRKSLEEQAMFMEAQIEELSRSYEEISTLLEISEIFGTFEFPLNLQDKLEKVIRLLRNVIKFESYLVHLESELTVGDLNREEIEPEIGNPEKTVLIEPGKSEKFSNLLFVPIKGNKYYGYVCFVGKEDGGVFTAGDRKIAEMTARYIASALDRLDFLKKEIERERLEEQLNIARQIQTNLLPRKIPEIGFVEADACSQPAVQVGGDYYDFFVSQEKRFLTVVGDVAGKSVPAALLMSAVRSYLKVLVTTCPDLEKLVNRLNTILCEDMTNDRFVTMAFIEISPDGTLNLINAGHNPVYFLHKGELVKIEASAIPIGITEWEYKKHTIHLKPDTFVISYSDGLTEARNEAGEEFGYERLEKILREFKGETPAELLEALRKRVKSFMGDAQQHDDMTIVVLKYKGQQEVE, from the coding sequence ATGAATGAAAGGGAAATTTGCGAAAGAATCGCTGAAATCTTGAATCTTGAACACGACTGTTCGAAGGGAATAGATGATCTTCTGAAGATCCTGGAGTACGAGATAAACGAATATCGAAAAAGCTTAGAAGAGCAGGCCATGTTCATGGAAGCTCAGATCGAAGAACTCTCGCGCTCGTACGAAGAAATATCAACTCTGCTTGAAATCTCGGAGATTTTCGGAACATTTGAATTTCCTTTGAACTTGCAGGACAAACTGGAAAAGGTTATTCGACTCCTCAGGAACGTGATAAAATTCGAAAGCTATCTCGTTCATCTTGAAAGTGAACTGACAGTCGGGGATCTGAACAGAGAAGAAATAGAACCAGAAATAGGAAATCCAGAAAAGACTGTTCTGATAGAACCCGGGAAATCTGAGAAATTTTCAAATCTTCTGTTTGTACCGATAAAAGGGAACAAATACTACGGATATGTGTGTTTCGTTGGAAAAGAAGACGGAGGGGTTTTCACCGCCGGCGACAGGAAAATAGCTGAGATGACGGCAAGATACATAGCGAGTGCTCTCGACAGATTGGATTTTCTCAAAAAGGAGATAGAGCGAGAAAGACTGGAAGAACAATTGAACATAGCAAGACAGATACAGACAAATCTTCTTCCCCGGAAAATTCCAGAGATTGGTTTCGTAGAAGCAGATGCCTGCTCTCAACCCGCTGTTCAAGTTGGTGGAGACTATTACGATTTCTTCGTGTCACAGGAGAAAAGATTTCTCACAGTCGTGGGTGATGTGGCAGGAAAGAGTGTACCGGCGGCTCTGCTCATGAGCGCTGTGAGGAGTTATCTGAAAGTACTGGTCACCACGTGTCCCGATCTGGAAAAGCTTGTGAACAGGCTGAACACCATTCTCTGTGAAGACATGACAAACGATCGCTTTGTAACGATGGCTTTTATAGAGATATCTCCAGATGGAACTTTGAATCTTATAAACGCAGGCCACAATCCAGTTTATTTCTTGCATAAGGGAGAGCTAGTCAAGATCGAAGCTTCCGCGATCCCAATTGGTATAACGGAGTGGGAATACAAAAAACACACCATTCACCTGAAACCCGATACATTCGTGATATCCTACTCTGATGGATTGACAGAAGCAAGAAACGAAGCGGGTGAGGAATTCGGATACGAAAGGCTCGAAAAGATTCTAAGGGAATTTAAAGGTGAAACACCCGCTGAATTGCTGGAGGCACTGAGAAAAAGAGTTAAATCGTTTATGGGAGATGCCCAGCAGCACGATGATATGACAATTGTGGTGTTAAAATATAAAGGACAGCAGGAGGTGGAATGA
- a CDS encoding response regulator, with the protein MSKKVLLVDDSAVLRKIVSFNLKKEGYEVIEAENGQIALEKLSEFTPDLIVLDIMMPVMDGFTVLKKLQEKEEWKRIPVIVLTAKGGEEDESLALSLGARKVMRKPFSPSQFIEEVKHLLNE; encoded by the coding sequence GTGTCTAAAAAAGTTCTTCTCGTTGATGACTCGGCGGTTCTGAGAAAAATCGTTTCTTTCAATCTGAAAAAAGAAGGTTACGAAGTGATAGAAGCGGAAAACGGGCAGATAGCCCTGGAAAAGCTTTCGGAGTTTACACCAGACCTGATAGTTCTCGACATAATGATGCCCGTGATGGATGGATTCACCGTGTTGAAGAAGCTTCAGGAAAAAGAAGAATGGAAAAGAATTCCGGTGATAGTCCTCACGGCAAAGGGTGGTGAAGAAGACGAATCTCTGGCACTTTCCCTGGGTGCCAGAAAGGTCATGAGAAAGCCGTTCAGTCCCTCCCAGTTCATCGAGGAGGTGAAGCATCTATTAAATGAATGA
- a CDS encoding TIGR03936 family radical SAM-associated protein → MKIVLRFKKKGMRRFLSTLESIKLVERSIRRADFSIVFTEGFHPKPKMSFLDAMPVGVVNLAFYVELFVKNISEKHIETLKSILPKDFALESAWIFDGNINELVNSYRFLVISEKPVDLEKTILKKNKKVSFKESLLDFEISSGKKYHIFRYTQKREKLINPLLLAEEGTFFLPICEEAMTEHGPLSSLLERRGTRV, encoded by the coding sequence ATGAAGATCGTTCTCAGATTCAAGAAAAAAGGAATGAGGAGATTTCTCTCAACACTTGAGTCCATAAAACTCGTGGAAAGATCCATAAGGAGAGCAGATTTTTCGATCGTTTTCACGGAAGGTTTCCATCCAAAACCGAAGATGAGTTTCCTCGACGCCATGCCGGTGGGTGTGGTGAACCTCGCTTTCTACGTGGAACTCTTTGTGAAAAACATCTCAGAAAAACACATAGAAACCCTGAAAAGCATTCTCCCAAAGGATTTCGCTTTAGAAAGTGCATGGATCTTCGATGGAAACATCAACGAACTGGTCAACTCGTATCGTTTCTTAGTGATCTCAGAAAAACCTGTGGATCTGGAGAAGACTATTTTGAAAAAGAACAAAAAAGTTTCGTTCAAAGAGAGTCTTCTTGATTTTGAAATATCGAGTGGAAAAAAGTATCACATCTTCAGGTATACTCAAAAGAGGGAGAAACTGATAAACCCGTTACTCCTTGCAGAAGAAGGAACTTTTTTCTTACCCATATGTGAAGAAGCCATGACCGAACACGGTCCTCTTTCTTCTCTCCTCGAAAGGAGGGGTACGCGTGTCTAA
- a CDS encoding TIGR00374 family protein, translated as MAFGFLAVVFIFREVDPAEFSRYFHLKSLLYMFLLCGTFVFSIVIDSLRMKWLYSFVWKEKFPLYDAFFNNYMSFVFSMLTPFYFGGQFFQTYHLSKMGFKSEHNVNVILSRFVEYLISVTVLSILGLVRYRNFLFSNALLTSKLILLAYLISVLFIAVLMSALINPPLIARLFNAFKRIRWIDRLIKKITKAEDWDTRFLEWTEKLKESVQVLWKSGFMFFDFPLTFISLLVQSFVLYLAIWLTSGKIGFLDVTGLFYFLSLVVFYIPTPGASGGVEAVYQIVFSKILNSSEKTLASILIWRISTYYLPIFIGIAFLLIYRYPKEVTK; from the coding sequence CTGGCTTTTGGATTTCTCGCCGTTGTTTTTATTTTCAGGGAAGTGGATCCCGCTGAATTTTCCAGATATTTTCATTTGAAATCTCTCCTTTACATGTTCCTTCTCTGCGGAACATTTGTTTTTTCTATCGTCATAGACTCTCTCAGGATGAAATGGCTCTACTCATTTGTGTGGAAAGAGAAGTTTCCACTGTACGATGCCTTCTTCAACAATTACATGAGTTTTGTCTTCAGCATGCTCACCCCTTTCTATTTTGGAGGACAGTTTTTCCAGACGTATCACCTCTCAAAAATGGGTTTCAAATCTGAACACAATGTGAACGTGATTCTTTCCAGATTTGTAGAATACCTGATCTCCGTTACTGTTCTTTCGATTCTGGGCCTTGTGAGATACAGAAACTTTCTCTTCTCGAACGCACTTTTGACTTCAAAGTTGATACTTCTCGCGTACCTCATCAGCGTATTGTTCATTGCTGTTTTGATGTCTGCGCTGATAAATCCTCCCCTCATCGCACGTCTTTTTAACGCTTTCAAAAGAATAAGATGGATAGATCGACTCATCAAAAAGATCACCAAAGCAGAAGACTGGGATACCAGATTTCTCGAATGGACAGAAAAATTGAAGGAAAGTGTTCAAGTACTCTGGAAAAGCGGCTTTATGTTTTTTGATTTTCCTCTCACTTTCATTTCCCTGCTTGTTCAATCTTTTGTTCTCTACCTTGCCATCTGGCTCACATCCGGAAAAATAGGTTTCCTTGATGTCACAGGCCTCTTCTATTTCTTGAGTTTGGTCGTGTTTTACATACCCACTCCTGGAGCGAGTGGAGGAGTGGAAGCGGTTTATCAGATCGTTTTTTCCAAGATTTTGAATTCTTCCGAAAAAACACTCGCCTCCATTCTCATCTGGAGGATTTCCACCTATTACCTTCCGATATTCATTGGTATAGCATTCCTCTTGATTTACCGCTATCCGAAGGAAGTGACAAAATGA